Genomic DNA from Coregonus clupeaformis isolate EN_2021a chromosome 26, ASM2061545v1, whole genome shotgun sequence:
GGTATGAccgtattttatgtttttgaataatacaagTTCTAAATATTCaggaccctagggtggcaacacattaGGGTGATTCTTTAACTATGGTACTTTTCTTGTCCCTGGATGAAAtaataaaaactaaaaaacatttcttcttttttgtttttgtcataCTTACTCCACCCTAAGGGGAACTTATAAAAAATGTATCATGGCTCAATCATTCTTTTTATTATATAATATGAGGCCTTTTATGCATGGTTTTTACTGTTTTCCCTCTGTCCCTAAGCCAGACTTTGTATCTTCAACCTCGCTTAATTCTAAATTAAATATTTAAATAATGTAGATTTCAAGTACAAATGATAAAATACCATTTATTTCAATTCTACATATTATATATTGTGATACATATTCACATTTTCCTATATTTTTCATAAATAGAACCCTTGTCCCTTGGGGTCACTGTCATTTCCACCACACTGTACAAAATAGAATCCTGGGATCAGTGTTTTAGGTTTGTATATTTAGTAACCATAGCAACAGAAACTCCACAGTGGAACACATGGCTGGATGAAATGGTGTCCTCTACAGGGGGTAATGAAAAGAAGAAAAAATCAAGGTAAATATGAGTAAAACTGAGAGTATGTTTATTGGTCGTCATTTCCAAACAGCTCATATTTCACATGGACGTAAAAATAACTGGatacatttaatttaataatGTGTAATTTGTGTATATTTAATGCTAACTCTAAAACTAATATTAGCAGGCTAACATAGCATGAGATTTTAGAGGGAAAGTGGGGAAATGTCATTTCCACCACAGTCATTTCCACCACGGTGTTCATTGTGGTGGTAAAGACAGGTTGTGGTGGAAATGACATTGTTCGTGCTAAACAGCAAATTATTTGGGCTATAATACTGATACTAAATTCAAAACAGTTTTAACAATATTACAATATTGTTGGTAAATAAGAGAACAATAGATAAGTAGGTTTGACATGATGTCTTGGCTCTTTCTTTAAGATGGCAAGCAATACCACAGCACAGAGGTCAAGATCATACAGAGAAAGAATAAAATCATATCCACTTAAATATGCAGAGTCCCTCAAGAAGGACAGAGAAAGATACCTGAAGAAAAAGCAACAAGGTGTTGTTAAATCTGTGACAGAAATGCCGAAAAGAGAACAACGAAAAATGAGAAGACAGTGGCGAATTTCTCAACGAAACAGACGTAGGAAATGGAAAATGGTCTCAGCAGTGAATAGTTTCATGGCACAtacaacaccaccaccatcaccagacAACATGAGTGTTAATGCAGAAGACATCCCTGAAACACCTCAGCTGTGTGAGCCTACACCAGAGAGAACTCcacagaggaaaagagggagaaaaaAGGTTGCGAAGGCAAAAGCAAAGGTGTACAGAGATCTTAATGACATTAAACAAAAGCTTGAGGATGCCCTCAGAAAagttgaaaaatacaaaaaaataagtaATCGACTGAAGAAGAACCTGGGGATCCTAGAGTCACCTAAAATGAAAACAAAGCAACAGATGCAGCAAGAAAGCAAGCAATTAAAGAAGACACTCCTATTCCATAACGGTGTTGTGTCTGTTTGCACCATTAGTTCCTCAATGCGCCATGACCCATCTGAAATCTGGGCTCACCTCAAAAAAGTGCTTCCCTACCTCAAACAACAAAACACAGCTGCAACCACCCTGCATGTCATAAGTGATGGCCCAACCACTCAGTATAGGtcaaaaaataacttttttttcCTGAGCAAAGTACCATATGAGCTAGGATTCAAAAAGGTGACCTGGAATTTTCTGGAGGCCGGACATGGGAAGGGCCCAGCTGATGGAATTGGTGCGGCTGTTAAGCGCCAAGCAGACTCGCTTGTGGCCAAGGGCATTGACCTTCCAACTGGAAAAGTATTGTATGAACAACTGCTTAACCAGCCATCAACTGTCAAGTTAATGTACATCACTGAGGGGGAAATTGAAGAGATGGATAGTCTCCTTCCTGATGACCTGCTGACCATCAAAGGAACCATGCAGATACATCAGGTATCACACATGTCACTTTTGTTATGAGAGTTTAACATTTTTCAATTTATATCTCCACAGTATTCAAATGCACTTTGTTCTTTTAGATTGTCTCTACAAGACTGGAGGAGATTTCTTGGCGAGTTCTCAGCTGCTTTTGTGCAGATCCCCATCCTTGCCAGTGTTTTGGTCTAAAAAAAGTCAACATACTGGGAGCACAGAACATGGAGACTGCATTGGGATCACCAAGTTCAAGCACACTTACCAGCACATCTCAACCCATCATAGACCTGCATGAGGGACTGATTGGAAGTTGGTGTGTGGT
This window encodes:
- the LOC123481960 gene encoding uncharacterized protein LOC123481960; this encodes MASNTTAQRSRSYRERIKSYPLKYAESLKKDRERYLKKKQQGVVKSVTEMPKREQRKMRRQWRISQRNRRRKWKMVSAVNSFMAHTTPPPSPDNMSVNAEDIPETPQLCEPTPERTPQRKRGRKKVAKAKAKVYRDLNDIKQKLEDALRKVEKYKKISNRLKKNLGILESPKMKTKQQMQQESKQLKKTLLFHNGVVSVCTISSSMRHDPSEIWAHLKKVLPYLKQQNTAATTLHVISDGPTTQYRSKNNFFFLSKVPYELGFKKVTWNFLEAGHGKGPADGIGAAVKRQADSLVAKGIDLPTGKVLYEQLLNQPSTVKLMYITEGEIEEMDSLLPDDLLTIKGTMQIHQIVSTRLEEISWRVLSCFCADPHPCQCFGLKKVNILGAQNMETALGSPSSSTLTSTSQPIIDLHEGLIGSWCVVRYDGDPYPGIIQDVDPEGCALVRTMSHIGKNKFFWPMRDDVIWYRPEDVIRLVPEPQPVTKRHVMVEPTVWKEICSVLDHET